A genomic segment from Lemur catta isolate mLemCat1 chromosome 9, mLemCat1.pri, whole genome shotgun sequence encodes:
- the HAPLN3 gene encoding hyaluronan and proteoglycan link protein 3, translated as MGLLLLVLVLLLPGISGLPFYNGFYYSNGQNPGNGHGEGLFNGVKLVVETPEETLFTYRGASVTLPCRYHYEPALVPPRPVRVKWWKLLENGAPEQDVLVAFGLKHRSFGDYRGRVHLRQDKERDVSLEIRDLRLEDYGRYRCEVIDGLEDESGLVELELRGVVFPYQPPQGRYQLNFHQAQQACEEQDAVVASFEQLFRAWEEGLDWCNAGWLQDASVQYPITLPRQPCGGLGLAPGVRSYGPRHRRLHRYDVFCFAAALRGRVYYLEHPEKLTLAEAMEACREDGAQIAKVGQLFAAWKFHGLDRCDAGWLADGSVRYPVAHPRPNCGPPEAGVRSFGFPDPQTSSYGVYCYRGR; from the exons ATGGGCCTGCTGCTCCTGGTCCTGGTGCTCCTGCTGCCCGGCATCTCTGGGCTGCCCTTCTACAACGGTTTCTACTACTCCAACGGCCAGAACCCGGGCAACGGCCATGGCGAAG GCCTCTTCAACGGCGTGAAGCTGGTGGTGGAGACGCCTGAGGAGACCCTGTTCACCTACCGGGGGGCCAGCGTGACCCTGCCCTGCCGCTACCACTACGAGCCGGCCCTGGTCCCCCCAAGGCCCGTGCGCGTCAAGTGGTGGAAGCTGCTGGAGAACGGGGCCCCGGAGCAGGACGTGCTGGTGGCCTTCGGGCTGAAGCACCGCTCCTTCGGGGACTACCGAGGCCGGGTGCACCTGCGGCAGGACAAGGAGCGAGACGTCTCGCTGGAGATCCGGGACCTGCGGCTGGAGGACTACGGGCGCTACCGCTGCGAGGTCATCGATGGGCTGGAGGACGAGAGTGGCCTGGTGGAGCTGGAGCTTCGGG GTGTGGTCTTCCCCTACCAGCCCCCCCAGGGGCGCTACCAGCTGAACTTCCACCAGGCCCAGCAGGCCTGCGAGGAGCAGGACGCGGTGGTGGCCTCCTTCGAGCAGCTCTTccgggcctgggaggagggcCTGGACTGGTGCAACGCGGGCTGGCTGCAGGACGCCTCAGTGCAGTACCCCATCACGCTGCCCCGGCAGCCCTGCGGCGGCCTGGGCCTGGCGCCTGGAGTGCGCAGCTACGGCCCACGCCACCGCCGCCTGCACCGCTACGACGTGTTCTGCTTCGCCGCGGCCCTCAGGG GGCGAGTGTACTACCTGGAGCACCCCGAGAAGCTGACCCTGGCGGAGGCGATGGAGGCCTGCCGGGAAGACGGCGCCCAGATCGCCAAGGTGGGACAGCTCTTTGCCGCCTGGAAGTTCCATGGCCTGGACCGCTGCGACGCTGGCTGGCTGGCAGATGGCAGTGTCCGCTACCCTGTGGCTCACCCTCGTCCCAACTGTGGGCCCCCGGAGGCTGGCGTCCGGAGCTTCGGCTTCCCGGACCCCCAGACCTCCTCCTATGGTGTCTACTGCTACCGCGGGCGCTAG